A part of Thermococcus sp. SY098 genomic DNA contains:
- a CDS encoding potassium channel family protein, whose amino-acid sequence MMNMIPVPLVRHLMKLRIKLRRNKVIVLAAVVFLLALMFSIMFMYFEKVGFFTAFYWAIITMATIGYGDVTPSTYGGRIVAIVAAIAGISTFTALVSILAEYFIESSMRRMMGMHKIKYKGHYLIIGQGGSVLSCLDELKRAISTGQAEDNPIVVVLPSEEEKKRLPLEDVEVLVGDPTNKDTLQRARVAEASYVLLTLEDDSKSVFLTLMVKQMSNAKVFVEALKRESFSLLKQAGADRVILSRTLAGRLLASSIFEPEVVDVIDDLTTSTGNYDVTVLTFPELSGLKFGEAWQILYEKGYLPIGYVDDGIKLMPPLDSQLPQNPKVIVITRVSS is encoded by the coding sequence ATGATGAACATGATACCCGTACCCCTGGTTAGACACCTAATGAAACTTAGAATTAAATTAAGAAGAAACAAAGTTATTGTTCTTGCCGCTGTAGTGTTTTTACTGGCACTGATGTTTTCTATAATGTTCATGTATTTTGAAAAGGTTGGATTCTTTACGGCATTTTACTGGGCAATAATAACCATGGCGACCATTGGTTATGGAGATGTAACCCCCAGCACATATGGCGGCAGGATTGTTGCAATAGTTGCCGCAATTGCAGGTATTTCAACTTTTACTGCTCTGGTTTCAATTCTTGCCGAGTATTTTATTGAATCATCAATGAGGAGGATGATGGGTATGCACAAGATAAAGTACAAGGGACATTATCTTATTATTGGTCAAGGAGGAAGCGTTCTAAGCTGTTTGGATGAGCTCAAAAGAGCCATTTCCACGGGACAAGCTGAAGATAACCCAATTGTTGTTGTCTTACCGAGTGAGGAAGAAAAAAAGAGGCTTCCTTTGGAGGATGTTGAAGTTCTTGTGGGTGATCCAACGAATAAAGATACTTTACAAAGGGCAAGAGTTGCAGAAGCATCTTATGTTCTTTTAACACTTGAAGATGACTCAAAATCCGTCTTTTTGACTCTGATGGTTAAGCAGATGTCTAACGCCAAAGTGTTTGTGGAAGCCCTTAAGCGGGAAAGCTTCTCCCTATTAAAGCAAGCCGGGGCTGATAGGGTAATATTGAGTAGAACTTTAGCGGGTCGGTTACTGGCAAGTTCAATTTTCGAGCCAGAAGTTGTTGATGTAATTGATGATTTGACCACTTCCACAGGAAATTATGATGTTACAGTATTGACTTTCCCAGAACTTAGTGGGCTTAAATTTGGTGAGGCGTGGCAAATATTGTATGAAAAAGGATATTTGCCAATCGGGTATGTTGATGATGGCATCAAACTTATGCCTCCTCTGGATTCTCAGCTTCCACAAAACCCCAAAGTAATAGTGATCACAAGGGTTTCTTCATAG
- the radA gene encoding DNA repair and recombination protein RadA — MARKKKVETVDDEIKELEEFEELSIDAEVAKASKKKKKEIKTLEDLPGVGPATAEKLREAGYDSLEAIAVASPIELKEIAGISEGAALKIIQAAREAANIGTFIRADEYFQRRQTIGRISTGSKSLDKLLGGGIETQAITEVFGEFGSGKTQIAHTLAVMVQLPPEEGGLNGSVIWIDTENTFRPERIRQIAENRGLDPDEVLKNIYVARAYNTNHQMLLVEKAEEIIKEKLNTDRPVKLMVVDSLTSHFRSEYVGRGALAERQQKLGKHLADLHRLANLYDIAIFVTNQVQARPDAFFGDPTRPIGGHILAHSATLRIYLRKGKAGKRIARLIDSPHLPEGEAAFRITDKGIED; from the coding sequence ATGGCGAGAAAGAAAAAGGTTGAGACTGTTGACGATGAAATAAAAGAGCTTGAAGAGTTTGAGGAGCTTTCAATTGATGCTGAAGTTGCCAAAGCTTCAAAGAAAAAGAAAAAAGAAATCAAAACGCTCGAAGACTTGCCCGGCGTTGGTCCTGCAACTGCTGAAAAGCTTAGAGAAGCGGGATATGATAGCTTAGAAGCTATTGCCGTTGCATCACCAATAGAGCTCAAAGAAATTGCTGGAATAAGTGAAGGCGCTGCTTTAAAGATAATTCAGGCTGCAAGAGAAGCAGCTAATATCGGAACATTCATAAGGGCTGATGAATACTTCCAACGGAGACAGACAATAGGTAGAATTTCCACTGGAAGCAAATCTCTTGACAAGCTACTTGGTGGGGGAATAGAGACCCAAGCAATCACCGAAGTTTTTGGAGAGTTTGGCAGTGGAAAGACCCAGATAGCTCATACTTTAGCTGTCATGGTTCAATTGCCACCTGAAGAAGGCGGTTTAAATGGAAGCGTCATCTGGATTGACACTGAGAACACTTTCAGACCAGAAAGAATAAGGCAGATTGCTGAAAATAGGGGTTTGGATCCAGATGAGGTTCTCAAGAATATATATGTCGCAAGGGCATACAATACAAACCATCAAATGCTTCTTGTTGAAAAAGCAGAGGAGATAATCAAAGAGAAGCTCAACACTGATAGACCAGTCAAGCTTATGGTTGTTGACTCCTTGACAAGTCATTTCCGTTCTGAATACGTTGGTAGGGGGGCTTTAGCAGAGAGACAGCAAAAGTTAGGGAAGCATTTGGCTGATCTACACCGATTGGCAAACTTATATGATATTGCAATATTTGTTACAAACCAAGTTCAGGCAAGGCCAGATGCATTCTTTGGCGACCCAACGAGACCAATTGGTGGACACATCTTGGCGCACTCAGCCACACTTAGAATATACCTCAGAAAAGGCAAAGCTGGAAAGAGAATTGCAAGGCTCATTGATTCACCCCATCTACCAGAAGGGGAAGCAGCCTTCAGAATCACAGATAAAGGAATTGAGGATTAA
- the nucS gene encoding endonuclease NucS, with the protein MSMKVEAKVEPSHEEIIEILDKALSVEAIVTLFAYCRVFYEGRAKSELGPGDRVIIIKPDGSFLIHQKNKREPVNWQPPGSVVSIVLEDGRIMLRSVRRKPKETLEVELIKTYLVSYFQAEDYEELTLTGSEAEMADLIFENPSLIEEGFKPLFKEKPIKHGIVDVLGKDKHGNLVVLELKRRRADLHAVSQLKRYVDALREEHKNVRGILVAPSLTAGAKKLLEKEGLEFKKLNPPKREKGKKGKQKTLDFLSP; encoded by the coding sequence ATGAGCATGAAAGTTGAAGCTAAGGTTGAACCCTCTCACGAAGAAATAATTGAAATTTTGGACAAAGCCCTCTCTGTTGAGGCTATTGTAACCCTTTTTGCTTATTGTAGGGTATTCTATGAGGGGAGAGCCAAGAGTGAACTTGGTCCAGGAGATAGGGTCATTATAATCAAGCCAGATGGCTCTTTTTTAATTCACCAGAAGAACAAGAGAGAACCTGTTAACTGGCAGCCGCCGGGAAGTGTTGTCAGCATCGTTCTTGAGGATGGGAGGATAATGCTGAGAAGTGTTAGGAGAAAACCGAAAGAAACTCTTGAAGTTGAGCTCATTAAAACTTATCTTGTAAGTTATTTTCAGGCTGAGGATTATGAGGAGCTGACATTAACTGGAAGTGAAGCAGAGATGGCTGATTTGATCTTTGAGAATCCCTCATTAATTGAGGAAGGGTTTAAACCGCTCTTTAAGGAAAAGCCAATTAAACATGGAATAGTTGATGTGCTTGGAAAAGACAAACATGGCAATTTGGTTGTCCTTGAGCTTAAGCGCAGGAGAGCAGATCTGCATGCGGTCAGTCAGCTTAAAAGATATGTGGATGCCCTGAGGGAGGAGCATAAAAATGTTCGTGGGATTTTGGTTGCCCCTTCTCTCACGGCTGGGGCTAAAAAATTACTTGAAAAAGAAGGGCTGGAATTTAAAAAGCTGAATCCACCAAAGCGTGAAAAGGGGAAAAAAGGCAAGCAGAAAACCCTTGATTTTCTCAGCCCATAG
- a CDS encoding DUF473 domain-containing protein: MEVLILAGITRRTLDQLLRNPYRTLEIRSASNVFVLEHLKEGDRVFLTYETLQDITKGTEGIIAQILRMEKMEQRILWEESDEREQMVCRVQLRLVGLGKVIEIRREGDLIKARVREMLPHEMAMG; the protein is encoded by the coding sequence ATGGAAGTCCTAATTTTGGCGGGAATTACAAGGCGAACCCTTGATCAATTACTGAGGAATCCATACCGCACATTGGAAATTAGGAGTGCAAGCAATGTATTCGTTCTTGAGCACCTTAAGGAGGGTGATAGGGTATTTCTAACATACGAAACCTTGCAAGACATAACAAAAGGGACTGAGGGAATAATAGCCCAGATATTAAGGATGGAGAAGATGGAGCAGAGGATTTTATGGGAGGAGAGTGATGAGAGAGAGCAGATGGTGTGCAGAGTTCAGCTTCGCTTGGTAGGGCTTGGAAAAGTTATCGAAATCAGAAGAGAGGGAGATTTAATCAAAGCAAGAGTCAGAGAGATGCTTCCTCACGAAATGGCTATGGGCTGA
- a CDS encoding proteasome assembly chaperone family protein, translating into MEKPVRLVLPKIENPIFIEGYPGIGLVGHIAANFLAKELNMEMIGYIESPFIPPMSLILEGKPNPPLRFYGKNNIIIAVADIYVPPTLVNEIAKEIISYLKETNAQKLISIGGMGIGFFKEQMEVWGVGANEELNRELEGLGVKILQYGSIMGMSGKLLWEASKEKINGYVLLGETFGDRPDPRAAANVIEVIKKLTPIEISTEPLIKEAEMIEEQLRKMHEQMEMARKKAEKQYESIYL; encoded by the coding sequence ATGGAAAAGCCAGTGAGATTAGTTCTACCAAAGATAGAAAACCCCATTTTCATCGAAGGTTACCCGGGAATTGGGCTTGTCGGACACATTGCCGCTAACTTCTTGGCAAAAGAGCTCAACATGGAGATGATTGGATACATCGAGAGTCCGTTCATACCGCCAATGAGCTTAATCCTCGAAGGAAAACCCAACCCACCTTTAAGATTCTACGGGAAAAATAACATTATCATAGCCGTCGCTGACATTTATGTTCCACCAACCCTTGTAAATGAAATAGCCAAAGAAATTATCAGTTATTTGAAAGAAACAAATGCCCAAAAGCTCATTTCCATTGGCGGGATGGGGATTGGCTTTTTCAAGGAACAGATGGAAGTGTGGGGTGTTGGGGCAAACGAGGAGCTCAACAGAGAGCTTGAAGGTTTGGGAGTTAAAATACTCCAGTATGGCTCAATAATGGGCATGAGCGGGAAACTCTTATGGGAGGCTTCAAAAGAAAAGATTAACGGATATGTGCTGCTTGGGGAAACCTTTGGAGACAGACCCGATCCAAGAGCAGCGGCAAACGTTATTGAGGTCATCAAGAAGCTCACACCGATTGAGATATCCACAGAGCCCCTCATAAAGGAGGCAGAGATGATTGAAGAGCAGCTCAGAAAGATGCATGAACAGATGGAAATGGCAAGAAAGAAGGCAGAGAAGCAATATGAGAGCATTTATCTGTGA
- a CDS encoding S-methyl-5'-thioadenosine phosphorylase: MPKIGIIGGSGVYGVFEPKETIKVHTPYGRPSAPVEIGDVEGVEVAFIPRHGKNHEFPPHEVPYRANIWALHELGVERVIGITAVGSLREEYKPGDIVITDQFIDFTKKREYTFYNGPRVAHIGMADPFCPEMRKIFYETAKELGFSVHEKGTYVCIEGPRFSTRAESAMFRQFAHIIGMTLVPEVVLARELGMCYVNIATITDYDVWADKPVDAQEVLRVMKENNYKVQEILKKGIPRIPGERKCGCADVLKTMFV, from the coding sequence ATGCCAAAGATTGGAATTATCGGCGGTTCTGGTGTTTATGGTGTCTTTGAGCCAAAAGAGACGATAAAGGTTCACACACCTTATGGAAGACCATCAGCACCTGTGGAGATAGGAGATGTTGAAGGCGTTGAAGTAGCTTTCATTCCAAGACACGGCAAAAACCATGAGTTCCCACCGCATGAAGTGCCGTATAGGGCAAACATTTGGGCTCTTCACGAGCTTGGTGTTGAAAGGGTCATAGGAATCACAGCCGTTGGCTCCCTCAGGGAGGAGTACAAACCTGGAGACATTGTAATTACCGATCAGTTCATTGACTTCACGAAGAAGAGGGAATACACATTCTACAATGGTCCGAGAGTTGCTCACATAGGCATGGCTGATCCCTTCTGTCCAGAAATGAGAAAGATATTCTATGAAACTGCCAAAGAGCTTGGCTTCTCAGTTCATGAGAAGGGAACATATGTTTGCATCGAAGGGCCTCGCTTTTCTACAAGGGCTGAGTCTGCAATGTTTAGACAATTTGCCCACATAATTGGAATGACTCTCGTTCCTGAAGTGGTCTTGGCGAGAGAACTCGGAATGTGCTATGTCAACATCGCAACGATTACGGACTATGATGTCTGGGCTGACAAGCCTGTTGATGCTCAGGAAGTGCTTAGAGTTATGAAGGAGAACAACTACAAAGTGCAGGAAATCCTCAAGAAGGGTATTCCAAGGATTCCTGGAGAGAGGAAGTGCGGCTGTGCCGATGTGCTTAAGACGATGTTTGTTTGA
- a CDS encoding amidohydrolase family protein, which yields MSILIKNGYVIYGENLDVMKADIYIEDNRITKIGKNLNISADYVIDAKGKVISPGFINLHTHSPMGLFRGLADDLPLMDWLKHHIWPMEAKLTREYTKAGAYLGALEMIKTGTTAFLDMYFYMDAVAEVVLESGLRGYLSYGMIDLGEPDKTEKEVKVALETMEFIEKLKSERVEFVFGPHAPYTCSIALLKKVRELANEHKKLITIHVAETMTEIGQITSRYGKSPVVLLDDIGFLADDVIIAHGVWLDSKDIHILARHRVSIAHNPASNMKLASGVMPIERLLNAGVNIGLGTDGSASNNNLDMLEEMKIAALLHKVHNLAPTVADAETVFKMATQNGAKALRLDAGVIKEGALADLVIIDFNQPHLRPINNVISHLVYSANGNDVETTIVDGKILMLDREVLTLDEEKILEKAEEVVEKLAG from the coding sequence ATGAGCATATTGATCAAAAATGGCTACGTGATTTATGGCGAGAATCTTGATGTCATGAAAGCTGATATCTACATTGAGGACAACAGGATAACTAAAATTGGTAAGAATCTCAACATTTCAGCAGATTATGTAATAGATGCAAAGGGAAAAGTTATCTCTCCCGGGTTCATAAATTTGCACACTCATTCCCCAATGGGACTCTTCAGAGGGTTGGCTGATGATCTGCCCCTCATGGACTGGCTTAAACACCACATATGGCCAATGGAAGCGAAGCTTACAAGAGAATACACAAAAGCCGGAGCATATCTTGGAGCATTGGAGATGATTAAAACGGGAACTACGGCGTTTTTGGATATGTACTTTTACATGGATGCTGTTGCTGAGGTCGTTCTTGAGTCGGGTCTTAGGGGATACCTCAGCTATGGAATGATAGATTTGGGGGAGCCTGACAAGACGGAAAAAGAGGTTAAAGTGGCTTTAGAAACAATGGAATTCATTGAAAAGCTGAAGTCTGAGAGAGTTGAGTTTGTATTTGGTCCCCACGCACCTTACACCTGCTCAATAGCTCTTCTCAAAAAGGTTAGAGAGCTTGCTAATGAACACAAAAAGCTCATAACAATTCACGTAGCTGAGACGATGACTGAAATAGGTCAAATAACATCTCGCTATGGAAAGAGCCCTGTTGTTCTGCTCGATGATATTGGCTTTTTGGCTGATGATGTTATAATAGCTCACGGCGTATGGCTTGACAGCAAAGATATACACATTTTGGCAAGGCATCGCGTGAGCATCGCCCACAACCCAGCCTCGAACATGAAGCTTGCAAGCGGTGTCATGCCCATTGAGAGACTTTTGAATGCTGGGGTAAACATAGGTCTTGGCACTGATGGAAGTGCAAGCAACAACAACTTGGACATGCTTGAAGAGATGAAAATCGCCGCATTGCTTCACAAAGTTCACAACTTGGCTCCAACGGTTGCAGATGCAGAGACAGTTTTTAAAATGGCAACTCAGAACGGTGCAAAGGCTTTGCGCTTGGATGCTGGGGTAATAAAAGAAGGTGCTTTGGCTGATTTGGTGATTATAGACTTTAACCAGCCGCACTTGAGGCCAATTAACAACGTTATAAGCCACCTCGTTTATTCTGCAAACGGCAACGATGTGGAAACAACGATAGTTGATGGAAAGATTTTGATGCTCGATAGAGAAGTTCTCACATTGGACGAGGAGAAGATTCTGGAAAAAGCTGAAGAGGTCGTGGAGAAGCTTGCGGGGTGA
- a CDS encoding [protein ADP-ribosylglutamate] hydrolase — MELRFGNLIFKIAQGDITKFPAEAIVNAANKYLEHGGGVAYAIARAAAGNVREYIRISKEATREQIGRDWIEHGEVVVTPALRLEQYGIKYVIHTVGPYCGGRWDEDKKEKLKKAILGALRKADELKVKSIAFPAISAGIYGCPFGEVVRTFLETVEEFSREAKNVKEVYLVLYSRGDYERALEVLEVGRQFK; from the coding sequence ATGGAACTCCGCTTTGGGAATTTAATTTTTAAGATTGCTCAAGGGGATATAACAAAGTTCCCTGCTGAAGCAATTGTAAATGCTGCCAACAAGTATCTGGAGCATGGCGGCGGGGTTGCTTATGCCATAGCAAGAGCCGCCGCTGGAAACGTTCGGGAGTATATAAGGATAAGCAAGGAAGCTACGAGGGAGCAAATTGGAAGAGATTGGATTGAGCATGGCGAAGTCGTTGTAACTCCAGCTTTAAGGTTGGAGCAGTATGGGATTAAATACGTCATCCACACAGTGGGTCCCTACTGCGGCGGCAGGTGGGATGAGGATAAGAAGGAGAAGCTCAAGAAAGCCATTCTCGGAGCTTTGAGAAAAGCCGATGAATTAAAAGTTAAAAGCATAGCTTTTCCAGCCATAAGTGCTGGAATTTATGGCTGTCCTTTTGGGGAAGTTGTGAGAACTTTCCTTGAGACAGTTGAAGAGTTTTCAAGGGAAGCCAAGAACGTGAAGGAAGTCTATTTGGTGCTTTATTCGAGGGGGGATTATGAGAGGGCTTTGGAGGTGCTGGAAGTTGGGAGACAATTTAAATGA
- a CDS encoding NAD(P)H-hydrate dehydratase, with amino-acid sequence MKIEDVYIWDINAKWLAISPFQLMENAGAGVARAIEEKFGKGLKVAIFCGTGNNGGDGFVVARHLSFENDVTVFLVGDEIKIRSEEAKHNWEILKKLDFVKIKILKDSSQIKGLNLEEYDVIVDALLGAGTKGEPREPIRSAIEKINEYSGKAKIVSVDLPSGYPSKVQVKCNFAVTFQWDKEEFEGFERIVAKIGYPKELYHLVGPGDAKFALRKKGEHKGQNGRLLIIGGSEDYFGAPYLAAKAASYLVDLVYLVMPEYSAKRITDPDMILRPVEGKNFTKEDLEEVLALAEKVDAVIIGPGIGLKEETAEFVREFVKRCEKPLVIDADGLKAIAEDLSVLNGKTFVLTPHAGEFKTLFGKKPEGSLKEKAGLVMKKAEEINGVILLKGVYDIISDGKVWKYNKTGNRGMTTGGTGDVLAGIIGALLALGNSPLRAASVGAFLNGLAGDMVKEELGENFTALDVAKKVPHAVKWALEF; translated from the coding sequence ATGAAAATTGAAGATGTCTACATTTGGGATATCAACGCTAAGTGGCTCGCCATCTCACCGTTTCAGCTTATGGAAAACGCTGGTGCTGGAGTGGCAAGAGCAATAGAAGAAAAGTTTGGAAAAGGACTTAAAGTGGCGATATTCTGTGGAACTGGAAACAACGGTGGAGATGGCTTTGTTGTTGCCAGGCATCTTAGCTTTGAGAATGATGTAACGGTTTTTTTGGTTGGTGATGAAATAAAAATCAGAAGTGAGGAAGCTAAGCACAACTGGGAGATTCTCAAAAAGCTTGACTTTGTAAAAATTAAAATCCTTAAGGACTCAAGCCAGATAAAGGGTCTCAATCTTGAAGAGTATGATGTCATTGTTGATGCCCTTCTTGGCGCTGGAACTAAAGGAGAGCCGAGAGAGCCTATACGCTCAGCGATTGAAAAAATCAATGAATATTCTGGAAAGGCTAAGATTGTGAGCGTTGACTTGCCAAGTGGTTATCCTTCGAAAGTTCAAGTCAAATGTAACTTTGCCGTAACTTTTCAGTGGGACAAAGAAGAGTTTGAAGGTTTTGAAAGAATTGTTGCCAAAATTGGTTATCCAAAGGAGCTTTATCACTTAGTGGGTCCAGGAGATGCAAAGTTCGCTCTGAGAAAGAAAGGTGAGCATAAAGGACAGAACGGAAGGCTTTTGATAATTGGTGGAAGTGAGGACTACTTTGGTGCTCCCTACTTAGCAGCAAAAGCTGCCTCATACCTTGTAGACTTAGTTTATTTGGTGATGCCGGAATATTCAGCGAAGCGCATAACTGACCCAGACATGATTTTGAGGCCTGTTGAAGGAAAGAACTTCACAAAAGAGGATCTTGAAGAAGTTTTGGCATTGGCGGAAAAGGTTGATGCCGTCATCATAGGTCCAGGTATTGGACTCAAGGAAGAAACTGCAGAGTTCGTTAGAGAATTTGTAAAGCGCTGTGAAAAGCCTTTAGTTATAGATGCTGACGGATTAAAAGCCATAGCCGAAGATTTAAGCGTCCTCAATGGTAAAACATTCGTCTTAACGCCGCATGCTGGAGAATTCAAAACGCTCTTTGGAAAGAAACCAGAAGGCTCGCTGAAGGAGAAAGCTGGGCTTGTCATGAAGAAAGCAGAAGAAATTAACGGTGTAATTCTCCTTAAGGGGGTTTACGACATCATCAGCGATGGAAAAGTCTGGAAGTACAATAAAACAGGAAATAGAGGAATGACAACTGGGGGAACTGGAGATGTTTTGGCTGGTATTATTGGAGCATTGCTTGCTCTTGGAAATTCGCCGCTTAGAGCAGCTTCCGTTGGAGCATTCCTCAATGGATTAGCTGGAGACATGGTCAAAGAAGAGCTTGGCGAGAACTTCACAGCACTGGATGTTGCTAAAAAAGTCCCCCATGCAGTTAAGTGGGCTTTGGAGTTTTAA
- a CDS encoding winged helix-turn-helix domain-containing protein — protein MREVLIITEIDKMKVLAEPTRFKILELLRRHPMSIAELSSFLKKDRSTVYRHIKVLENAGFVEEIGQEGNERIYARTARLFLLKVEPDESIEEFRKQYLRIEASRLLEILKKSGIKIKNETEFLRLTAQILKEIEDNSRPIIQKVSQADLDLKEIELFHLLNLLVFLQSCEFCEKAEKMKNLLEL, from the coding sequence ATGAGGGAAGTTCTCATAATAACAGAAATAGACAAAATGAAGGTACTTGCAGAGCCTACCCGTTTTAAAATTCTTGAGCTTCTTAGAAGGCACCCAATGAGCATCGCTGAGCTGAGTTCGTTTTTAAAAAAAGATCGCTCGACAGTATACAGACACATCAAAGTTCTTGAAAATGCAGGCTTTGTTGAAGAAATAGGACAAGAAGGAAACGAAAGAATTTATGCCCGAACAGCAAGACTCTTCCTTCTCAAAGTTGAGCCAGATGAAAGCATCGAGGAATTTAGAAAGCAGTATCTCCGGATAGAAGCATCAAGACTCCTTGAAATTCTCAAAAAATCTGGGATCAAGATAAAGAATGAGACTGAATTTCTCAGATTAACCGCCCAGATTTTAAAAGAGATAGAAGACAACTCAAGACCAATTATTCAAAAAGTATCCCAAGCAGATTTAGACCTGAAAGAGATCGAACTTTTCCACCTGCTAAATTTGCTTGTGTTTCTTCAATCATGTGAGTTCTGCGAAAAAGCAGAAAAGATGAAGAATTTACTGGAGCTATAA
- a CDS encoding DUF211 domain-containing protein, protein MARGIRLLVLDVLKPHQPMVTELALGLSEIRGVEGVNITLVEIDKETENIKITIVGDNLDYDEIVRTIEEFGGVVHSIDMVAAGKRIIEESETPQDKLDEF, encoded by the coding sequence ATGGCAAGAGGTATCAGACTTCTCGTCCTTGATGTGCTTAAACCACATCAACCCATGGTCACGGAATTAGCTTTGGGACTGAGCGAAATTCGTGGAGTTGAAGGGGTTAACATAACACTCGTAGAAATTGACAAAGAAACGGAGAATATAAAAATAACAATAGTTGGCGATAACTTAGACTACGACGAAATAGTCAGGACAATAGAGGAATTTGGTGGCGTTGTGCACAGCATAGACATGGTTGCTGCAGGAAAAAGGATAATTGAAGAAAGTGAAACCCCACAAGACAAATTAGACGAATTTTAG
- a CDS encoding winged helix-turn-helix domain-containing protein, with amino-acid sequence MSKKVKVITDPKVIKLMLEDTRRKILQLLRNREMTISQLSEILGKTPQTVYHHIEKLKEAGLVEVKRTEMKGNLVEKYYGRTADAFYINLYLGDEELRYFARSRLKTKLDIFKALGYEFDEEELLNIMDRILEKEHEYKMKISKEIEENEELLKDFSNEDIIHAIEWLSMAEIGRDEEALKLLKKLGEILKK; translated from the coding sequence ATGAGTAAGAAAGTCAAAGTGATTACCGATCCAAAGGTCATCAAGCTTATGCTTGAAGACACAAGAAGGAAAATACTTCAACTCCTAAGGAACAGGGAAATGACGATTTCCCAGCTTTCTGAAATTCTCGGCAAAACACCACAGACAGTGTATCACCACATTGAAAAGCTTAAAGAAGCTGGACTGGTTGAGGTTAAAAGAACAGAGATGAAAGGGAACCTCGTTGAAAAGTATTACGGCAGAACAGCCGACGCATTTTACATAAACCTCTACCTTGGTGATGAAGAGCTGAGGTATTTTGCAAGATCAAGATTAAAAACAAAGCTTGATATATTCAAAGCTCTTGGGTACGAATTCGATGAAGAAGAGCTGCTCAACATAATGGACAGGATACTTGAAAAGGAACATGAGTACAAAATGAAAATCTCCAAGGAGATCGAAGAAAACGAAGAGCTACTTAAGGACTTTTCAAATGAGGACATAATCCATGCCATTGAATGGCTCAGCATGGCAGAGATAGGAAGAGATGAAGAAGCATTAAAGTTGCTGAAAAAACTTGGGGAAATCCTTAAAAAGTGA